A window of the Pseudoliparis swirei isolate HS2019 ecotype Mariana Trench chromosome 13, NWPU_hadal_v1, whole genome shotgun sequence genome harbors these coding sequences:
- the arl3b gene encoding ADP-ribosylation factor-like protein 3, whose product MGLLSILRKLKSTPDQEVRILLLGLDNGGKTTLLKQLASEDISHITPTQGFNIKSVQSQGFKLNVWDIGGQRKIRPYWRNYFENTDVLIYVIDSADRKRFEETGQELAELLDEEKLSGVPVLIFANKQDLLTAAPASEIAEGLNLHTIRDRMWQIQSCSALTGEGIQEGMNWVCKSINSKKK is encoded by the exons ATG GGATTGCTGTCCATCCTGCGTAAGCTAAAGAGCACACCGGACCAGGAGGTGAGGATACTGCTGCTGGGTTTGGACAACGGTGGCAAGACCACCTTGCTCAAACAGCTGGCATCTGAGGACATCAGTCACATCACCCCCACACAG GGATTCAACATCAAGAGCGTCCAGTCTCAGGGTTTTAAACTGAATGTTTGGGACATTGGGGGCCAGAGGAAGATCAGGCCGTACTGGAGAAACTACTTTGAAAACACAGATGTGCTG attTATGTCATTGACAGTGCTGACAGAAAGAGATTTGAGGAGACGGGTCAG GAACTGGCCGAGTTGTTGGATGAAGAGAAGTTGAGCGGCGTTCCCGTGCTGATCTTTGCAAACAAGCAGGACCTGCTGACAGCCGCCCCAGCCTCCGAGATCGCAGAGGGTCTCAACCTGCACACCATCCGGGATCGCATGTGGCAGATCCAGTCCTGCTCCGCCCTCACTGGTGAGGGGATTCAG GAGGGCATGAATTGGGTCTGCAAGAGCATCAACTCCAAGAAAAAATAG